cacacaggtaatacacacacaggtaataCACACAGGTAATACACACAAAGGTAGTACACACacaggtaatacacacacaggtaatacacacacaggtaatacacacacaggtagtACACACACAGGTAATACACATacaggtaatacacacacaggtaatacacacacaggtaatacacacacaggtagtacacacacaggtaatacacacacaggtaatacacacacaggtagtacacacacaggtaatacacacacaggtaataCACACACTTGTAGTGCACACAAAGGTAGTATACAAAcatgtaatacacacacaggcaatacacacacaggtaatacacacacaggtaatacacacacaggtaatacacacacaggtagtacacacacaggtaatacacacacaggtaatacacacacatgtagtGCACAcatgtaatacacacacatgtagtGCACACAAAGGTAGTATACAAAcatgtaatacacacacaggcaatacacacacaggtaataCACACAGGTGTAATACACAAACATGtgatacacacacatgtgtaatacacacacacacagctaataCACTCACCAGCCATCACCTAGCTAACTACTATGTATggtactgtttgtgtgtgtgtgttatctcaCCTGTTCCAGCGGAGATTATTTTGACGCCGGTATTCTCAGTGTGTGTCATCTGGGGGGCAGCGTAAACGCAGGTATAAACCCCGGTGTGTTCCCGGCTCTCTGGTTTTACCAACCGCAGTGAACCGTCTCCCAGAGACACCCTGAGGGGGTCCAGGTGCATGCGGCCCTCCCAGGGCATGAGGGCAGAGGTGTGCCGTGATCGGCTGTCATAGGTTAGGATTAGAGCTGGTTCGCTGTGGTTGGTGAAACTCCAGGAGAGGGAGGCGTGATGTAGGTGGGGCGGGGCCTTGCATGGAATGGTCAGATCCTTGCCTTCTTCCCCTCTGATctctgagggagggagggagggagggagggaggtgagtggtggggaagaaagagagatacaAGTTCAATAGCTGGGATTTTGGCAATGAGGCCATTCACCTACTTCCATTTACTGACCTCCCAGGAGTTGGATCATCCTGAGGATATCATTCTTATCTGTTTGCCAATTTAGAAGGCATTTGTTAAACAAGTTTTTTAATGGCTGAAAGTTACTTTTTGTTTTGCTAGTTAGCTTTTGCTCACAGTAACAAAAAAACTGGATGCAGATATAAAAGTTATATTTGCAACTTCATCTGACTCTTTGTTGCCCACATTTTAAAGTCCCAAAGTCCTGGAAAGAGTCTTTAATAagttgtgcgtgtgtttgtacTTCTCTCTGACCGAAgcagtccaggcctgtctgtgtgtgtatttgtacttCTCTCTAACCGAAGCGGTCCaggcctgtctgtttgtgtgtgtatttgtacctCTTTCTCTGACCCAACcagtccaggcctgtctgtttgtgtgtgtatttgtacctctctctctgacagaaGCGGTCCAGGCCTGTGTTCCATAGGAGGAGTTGACAGTACAGATGTAGGTGATCTCTGATTGGCTCTGCAACTTCCTTAGCCGGCTATCCACTACATAAAGCCCCTTTCGGTCGGATATTTTACGCGTGATTGGCCGAAGAGGTCTGGCGGCGGGCGGGTCAGTTGCCCAGGAAACATGAGGGGCGGGATAGACGTCTCTTGTGGTGCATTTCATCTCCTCATAGCCACTCAACCTGTACAGCTCAACAGACAAGGCCTGGATGGGagctacacacccacacacacacacatatgaacacaATAAAGAGATTAAAACATTGTGAAGGTTCTTGACATCAAGACACTAACAAGAAAACACTACATAATCTACATGAATCCAGCCTGCTCTGACAGCACGGGCATGAACGTTGGTTCTTCTTCAGACCTCAGTATCCACAAAGTTTAGAGATTTGAGCCTTCATCTGAGGATAACTCATCTCAAGATAACACCTTTTACTCAGTAAATGTCTATGTTTCTCTAGAAATAAAGGGCAGCTGGTTCCACCCTTGGGGTGCCGAGACAGAGAAGAGCTTTGACTGTTCCAGCGTAGGCACAGGGTGGCCAAGAGATCACAGGTGGCAGAATGAAGTAGAGATGTGGAGTCTTGAAGTAGAGATGTGGGGTTTAGGCATGGCCTGAAAGTAAATGAGGGACAGCTCCCCTTGTTGCTCCATAGGCAAGCACCTCAGGCTTTTAGTGGACTCAAGCTTCAACTGGGAACCAGAGttggagaggacagagggagatgggcGAACCTAAATATCGTCTGTGCTGCAGCAGTCGGGAGAAGCTGCAGGAGTTAGATGGCACGAACAGGGAGCCCTGAAACAACAAATTGCAGTAGTGCAGGTGTGAAGTAGGAGCCTGAGATACTGAGGGAGTAGGACTCTGTCAACCATTATGGAGAGGCCTTGATGTGAAGGGGGACACTATGAGAGACATAAGATGTGAAGGGGGAGACTGTGAGAGACATAAGATGTGAAGGGGGAGACTGTGAGAGACATTAGATGTGAAGGGGGACACTGTGAGAGACATAAGATGTGAAGGGGGAGACTGTGAGAGACATTAGATGTGAAGGGGGACACTAGGAGAGACATAAGATGTGGGCAGGGAGCGGAGTGGGGTCGAAGGGGAATAATCAGGAGACAACAGAGAGAAGGATTTAGCAGATGGGAGAGGAAATGTGATGGAGGAGGAAAGAGTTCTTGAGGAAGATTGCGGAGATTATGATGGCGCAGGAGCATCTGTGTAGGGTAAGGTTAAGCGCATTGCCTCCCTTGTGAgtagggagagagtgggaaagGATGAGGTCAAAAGAGGAAAGGAACCAGAGGAAATGAATCTAAGGCAGACATCAGGAGGTAGAAGCCATCCAGTAATATGAGTGATGAGCCATCGCCAGGAAAAAGCCAAAACGACCACTTCCTCAAGCTTGAGATACGTTACATTTACAGCATGGTATTCAAAAGGGGAAATAGGGCAGAATCCAcactaataaataaatagccCTGTGCCACCACTACAACTACCAGACATTCTCAGACTATGGGAAAACATGTAGCCAGATGTTGAGAGTGCAGTGTTTTTTGGATAATCCCTAAACGTCTCTGTCGGGGGCCAAGAAGTCAAGGGCCTGAAGGGATGGAATTCCACCGGGCTTCTGCGAGCAGGGGACACAAGATTAGACGGGTTACTGCCGTGGGGCGTGGAGTGTCGGCATAACCGTCAGGGAGGGGAACATGCCATGCAGTCTGACCCTTCTATGAACAGAAACCCAACCAGGCGGTGCGACAGACTCCATTACATTTCATTCAAGTGTGTGAAACACAGCAGGATCATGGTCCAATGCCAGGCCGTTTCCTGGTCGGTAGAATCTGTAAAGCCGCCGTAACGGCTCAAGTGAGAGGGTCTCGTAGCCGCGTTTAAAACACGCCTCTGGTGGCCCACACACAAGCCCTTTAGTGTCTACTACGACTGAAGTCGCGACTCACCCTCCACCCTGACGATGACGTGGGCCTCGTGCACCTCCGTCGAGTTGTGGACTTGACACTCGTACCTGCCACGGTCCCTGGGGCCACACCCCCTCAGGTGCAACGACGCATCGCCGCGGGCGACCAGGTgcacagagagggaggtgcGGCCGGCATACTGCCGGTGCTCCGTCCGCTGCTCGCCGCGCTCGAAGCTATGGACCGGCACTTCCTGTCTCAGCCAGTGGATGACCTCGCCGCCGTGCGGCTGGAATTGGCAGGGCAGCACGCACTCCTCTGAGAACACGCAGGTCACATGGGTGTCTGCAAATAGATGGCACACGTCTGTCGAACACCTCAGTGACTGATGGCAGGCGGAGAACTTTGTTCAGGCAAACCTGCAGTCGCTTGTAGTGGCCGAGCGGTCTGGAGAACATCCAATCAGAGTGCATCTCACCTGGGACTGTGGTCTGGGTTGATGTGCTGATCCACAGAAGTATATAGATCCAGGTGGGAATCGATGCATGAGCcatctctctctgacacacacacatgcacccacgcaaacatacacacaaaacacacgtcTGTCCAGTCTTCACTCCTGTGGTATCACCCTATTCCTCCTCCAACTATTCCTCCTCCAACTATTCCTCTGTTCTCTCGGTactgtgaaaacacacacattcagaaccAGTTAGAGAGTACGCAGTGTGGTAGCAGCAAAAGGACATGTTCAGGACACGTCTcaaaaatggtgtgtgtgtgtgtgtgcgcgtgcgtacACGTGTCCTTTTTCCCGGATCCACGTCTTCCTGCACGGTTCCCCTCTATCGACatgatttctctctctccattcccctTTCAAATTCATAAGAATATTCTGGAATATTCTAGTGTAGCCATGAATTCTGATCATTTTAGGACTTATGAGACCAGAATTAGATGAAGATCTTTCAGAAGATCAATCAGAAGATCAATCAGAAGATCAATCAGAAGATCAATCAGAAGATCAATCAGAAGACCTATCAGAAGACCTATCAGAAGACCAATCAGAAGACTAATCAGAAGATCAATCAGAAGACCTATTAGAATACCAATCAGAAGATCAATCATAAGATCAATCAGAAGACCTATCAGAAGACTAATCAGAAGATCAATCAGAAGACCTATTAGAAGACCAATCAGAAGACTAATCAGAAGATCAGTCAGAAGACCTGTCAGAAGACCTATCAGAAGACTAATCAGAAGCTCAGTCAGAAGACCTATCAGAAGACTATTCAGAAGATCAATCAGAATACCTATTAGAAGACCAATCAGAAGACTAATCAGAAGACCTTTCAGAAGATCAATCAGAAGACCTATCAGAAGACCTATCAAAAGATTAATCAGAAGGTCTATCAGAAGATCTATCAGAAGATAAATCTAACTGTATTTATACAAGTAGAAGTGCTGCAAGCAAACAACATGCATCAAAATGACTGACTTATTAAAAAAGTAACAGGTTAAATTACCAGTAACTACcattaaacagacacacagacataattaCATAAAGACACAACTTGCCTTTCTAGGCCAGAATACAGACCAGACTGGGGGAGAGCAGAGCAGGACAGACAGCAGGACCAGAGTGTGAAACAATGTAATTGAGTCCTTTTACAACCAACTGGGAGTTTAAACTCAGGCTGACTTGTTGACCAGTGAGTCATCTTCCAATCAGATTCCAGATGTACAGGATGTGATGTCAACATCACAGAGGTGACAGAATGGGGGATGGCAAGAATTCCACAAAAGTTTCCTTGGAAACCATGCTAATAAGAGTGTCCTCCAGTCCTACAGTGTCCTAATTCTAAATGAATAGAATAACAATTGGTATGCGTTATGTGTTTTGGTGAGTAGTTAGTAGACATGCATCAGGATTCTGTGATAGAAACAAAATCTTCAGATCAGATGGACAGTACTGATGATGCAGCACAGCTCATGgtaacaacaaacacaacaagaaTTCACATTCAGAAGACTATCAACCTGACTGACTaccacagaacattttaaaaagttaaaCGTTTTACTCACATTTTTGAGATCACATTGTTTGCAGCTCTTCTCGGATCTGTGACTATTCCTAGTTGTCCAGTCTTGTGTGGAGTAAAGTCTGCACCCCTTTTCAATCAGGGCTTTTTACAGCAATGACAACCAGGGTCGTTTCTTGCATTCCATGTTTCACAAAAAAACGAGGTGTGTGCAGTGGTCACAGTGTCAGGGAAGACCTACTTTCCATACTTGTTTTAGAATAATAAAGGATGCTTCATGAATATGGGTTTTAGGAAAAGGCTGAGCTTTTGTAGCTTTGTCAGTCTGAATAGCCTCCTAGGGAGAGGCACAGATCCGGCCCACACCAGGGTCACAAGAGTTCATACCAAGTCAAGGAAACATTTGCATCCCCCATGCCTAATCGCATAAGTAAAAGGTAGTACCATCTTGTGAGTGAGGGTGAATCACACTGGCTGAAGGGCCTAGAAGCCCTCCCCAAGTCCTCCAAGAGTCCTCCCAGAGTCCTCCCAGAGTCCTCCAAGAGTCCTCCCAGAGTCCTCCCAGAGTCCTCCCAGAGTCCTCCAAGAGTCCTCCCAGAGTCCTCCCCAAGTCCTCCCAGGGTCCTCCCAGAGTCCTCCCAGAGTCCTCCCAGAGTCCTCCCCAAGTCCTCCCAGGGTCCTCCCAGAGTCCTCCCAGAGTCCTCCCAGAGTCCTCCCAGGGTCCTCCCAGAGTCCTCCCCAAGTCCTCCCAGGGTCCTCCCAGAGTCCTCCCAGAGTCCTCCCAGGGTCCTCCCAGGGTCCTCCCCACATCCTAACTCGTTTCCATTATGTGGCCCGTTCAATTGCTGAATGTAGCCTGCTCTTTATTttactgtgttgttttgtaatgtagTCAATGTCTGTGTATGCAGGATTATAAAGCGTGAGTGGAAGAGGACAGGAGGGCCCGCTCATTCACATATGGCTTTGGAGGCCCTACCAGGAGAGAGTAGGTCACATCTGCTGTCAATTCCCCACTTTGCTCATGGCACTGCTAAGGGCACATCATAAATTCACTCATATAGCCTGGGACACAGAAAGGGGAGCAAATCTTATATAACAGCCCAAATGCGTTGTTTTAACTCTACGATGGTTTTATTTGGATGAACGTGACCTCGGCAGGTTTGCGAAAAAGTGTTCTGCGTTAcctcagggggtgggggggggggggtggggggggtggccACACGACACCTTTTCAACCCAAAAAGGTCTGAAGATGACATCTCGTTCAATGTGTACTGGTGTGGAATGAGCATTGAGAGGAGGTCAGGTTCTGTAAGTGATTCCAGctccaaaaaaaaatttgttttagCAACTCAAAATGTGTTCTATCACCAGCAACTGCACTTGTTCGATGGAGAACGTGTGTTAGTTACCAGATGAACATTGTCAGTGATTTTATACACCTTACAGGACAGTGGTCCGGCCAAAGCAACGTGTTTCTCCTTTAAGCTTAGCATGAGTTTCTCAAGTGAAttcaatatgtatttatatattatgttaatgttgtttGAATTACATTGTGTTCATGTCAAATGATGTAATCTAAACAGCCAATTGGACTACATCAACAATTTACTTTAAATAGCATTAAAGGAAGGTGACCACTCCCATTTTCAACGCTTTGAAAAATCCAATGCAAATCTGGCATCAAATCTCGTGAATCTAAATTAaactattgtagtgtaaaaacaaCCTGTGATAGGTCAGAGGGAGGTGAAATCTCAGGGCAGTAAACATGGCAACATGTGAAAGCAATTTAAGAAAAGTAAAAGCAGGTTAGacatcaaacacacagacacacaccctatCATCATGCAGTGTTTCTCTTACCTGGTTTTCTTAACCATCACAGTTACAAACTTTTGTTCTAACCCCAAATGATTCAGCTAAACAAGGCATCGGTGATGAGTTGATTGGTTAAATTTGgtgaacaaaaatatgtatcACTGGCGATTTTCTTGTCTTGGTTTACCGAACACATAACATCAGTTATAGAATTAGTTCaataattttatttgaataaaaaaaaaacggataCACttaacataaacacactgtagattcatttctgtcttcacttattttcattttattttatacgcATGGTATGCCAGACAAGTCAGTTTTCAATGCATCACCAAAAAGTtacttaaaaatatttaaatccaCAGTTTTAATGTTGTGTTGATTAGAGCAATCCGGCTAACCTACTGAGGGTTAAATAACATGGGTTTTCAAAGTGAGATAGGACATTTTGGGTTACTTTTAGAAATTCACCAAAGTGCCAATTATTATTGGAAAGTCTACAGAATGTGTTTCATGGCTTTTTAGTGCTCAGGTTCTCGTCtataaaacacagagagagaatgaaaagcAGACTTACGTGAGATAGTTACTACGATGGTCCACGTTAACCGCTGTGAGAGAAACTCAGGGAGGaacaggagagaggacagagagagagccacTCCACACTTCTTTTGAGAGTGAGgagtttgacacacacacaaagaactATTCACGTATCCTGAGGGAGAGTCAAGGggcacttacacacacacacacacacacacacaccacacacacacacaccacacacacacacacacacacacacacacacacacacactcacacacacacacccctctagaTGGATGGAGTAAGTCAGGGAatgacagcaacacacacacacggagaaaAACAAATACCCCCATGTCCCTGACAGAGTCATACCCCTTTGTGGGTAGAGACAGAAAATGattatttttattagtttttgtCGGGCATAGGTTCCTGATGTAAAACATAATAAGCTAACTGCTTTTGTTGTTACAATTCTACTGGTATCATTTGAACACATGACATTGCAATAATGTGTTAATTTGCAGAGAATTCACTTTAGAACAGCTTAAATTTCATTCTGTCCCGTAGCAAAATGGGTATTAATTgcaggaaataaaatgtttctctcAACCAACAAGAGGGGGACGATAGTTTTGGGGCTAGATAACCCAGTGATCTAGGTCGTGGGGTCAGAACGCTGAAGGTCATTGTTTCTAACCCTGAGTTGACataataacaagaaaccaggcaagcctagttcagtcggcctgcaatagaaagcgttgccctctcgagattcaaacccgggtcgcccacacaaagggctgtgtcgttaaccatggagctgtacatttgctgggtgtcagtatagcctcttgtgtctatcctggacaaatcctcttttgccactggccgttgtaacagttaatatttttttctttcacggCATAACAAGGTACTTTTTCTTTAATTCAtgaaatgacattgatacaataactatcaataaaggtgaataaaactaactttttcatcaagtgaaaagtcgagagaatcgtggaatgtaccagaaataattaatacgttttgttgctctcaatagattcaaacgtaggtcttccacatgagaagcactgtctttaaccactatgccacagcattacacatttcagcagttgcTAGGCACCATTGAGCAATGTGTTAAACTGACGTTTCTTActaaatttacctccaccatagcgtctatgaactgtatggtttttgacacaggccgttttaacagcttattaggcagtaataggcttactagtatcaactaacttcctaggaattaTCATAAGAATTGttcaattgctagcgagactgaagatgaacttttctgTGCTAGAAACAGTCCCAaaataaccgtatacagtttcagttaaggcttactataatgtaaatactgtatgttgcagccagcaaatgtgtttgtctatgcttacccaaaacgcatgcatggatgcgtacttcgaaaatccaccagaaacagtcgcaatataaccgtaaactgttttatttcaggcttactataatgtagaaaaggttttagccagcaaagtaaTGCAATAATGCAAatttcgcctgcgaggagatacaaactccgAACCTATAGTCtacaggtctgcttctctaacaactatgctatttaacaaggggaacccagtcagtcagtcattcactcattcactcactccaTAAGAGTCATTCGCTTTTCTTGGtcggctccacttacgcagtctggcaaaaataaatgtattgttgttCCCTTGAGCAAGGCCTTTAACCCTAACTGTCCTATTTAAGACATTTAGTCCTTGTAACCTTTGCCatctagaaaatgtatttgaacagACTCTCAAACACAATCTCAATTAACACAATCTCAATTAACACAATCTCAATTAACACAATCTCAATTAACACAATCTCAAATAATATGTGAGGACCCCCGCCATAAGGAATGGGTAGCCAGTTTGGGATTTAAATTAATCGACACACAAATACTGTTATGTAGAAGGATATTAAAATACACACCAATATGTATCCACCTGACCTTAGGTGGTGACCCTGTGTAATCACAATAGGTTATTCATCTGAGCAGTAAAACCTGATTGCCAAtgggagggtgtgtgtttgtgtgtgtgtgtttgaatgtgtgtaagTTTAAACTGTGCTTGTGGAGATgcacgggtgtgtgtgtgtgtgtgtgttttgtatgtttttacatCTACAAGCTTGTTCTAGTGTGTTTATGCACGAGTGTGTTAGTAGGTTAGTGAACAATTGCCGGGGCTACAGTTAAGAGGATTTGAGGGAAATCTGTGTCATTCTTCCATCGCCAGAAGAATAGCTTTATATTAATTTTAATCAGAGAGAGATTCACTAAACCAGAGATAATGGAGAGGGGGATggcagagaggaagggagagagagagagagataggtaaacagaaagaaagagtaaGCAACTGTCACAGTGTGAGAGGATGTTGAAGAGACACCAAAACACAGAGATTCTCCAAAACAAGAGCACACACTGCCCCGGGGCACCCAGACTGGAAGAGgaatcagagagagagtgaacgAGAACGATCCAAGCCAGAGAGTGAAATCAGAGAGGGATGGGGATCACGGAGTTTGGACTGAGAGATCAATGGACCGCCAGAACCTTCCCGTGAAGGGGCAGAGCCAGTAGCTCGGATCCACCACAACCCACAACCTGACTGGATCATGAACCTGGTCCTGCTGGCGGTACGCTGGCTCTGCCTGGTCTGGGCTATGGCATGGCCGGTAACCGTGGTGACAGGGATCCGTAACAATCGAAGGCGGAAGCACAAGGCCCTGGGGGAGAACGCCAAGGACAGAGCCAAAGGGTAAGAACTGCGGGTATTCTGGGTAGGCAAGGCTCATCAAACCCTGGAACCTTTGACCCCCATAACCCTGGAAACACAATACCCCTGAAACCCTGTAATCCTGTAACGCCCACACCTCCCGGACCCTATAACCCTTTATTGCCACATGCCACCGTAAACCTACTTCCTGTAGTTTAGTTCTTCTCAAACCCCTCCAAGGGACCCACAACTACATTATTTGAACAATTGCAGAGCAAGCA
The Esox lucius isolate fEsoLuc1 chromosome 21, fEsoLuc1.pri, whole genome shotgun sequence DNA segment above includes these coding regions:
- the LOC105022007 gene encoding butyrophilin-like protein 2, whose product is MCVCQREMAHASIPTWIYILLWISTSTQTTVPDTHVTCVFSEECVLPCQFQPHGGEVIHWLRQEVPVHSFERGEQRTEHRQYAGRTSLSVHLVARGDASLHLRGCGPRDRGRYECQVHNSTEVHEAHVIVRVEAPIQALSVELYRLSGYEEMKCTTRDVYPAPHVSWATDPPAARPLRPITRKISDRKGLYVVDSRLRKLQSQSEITYICTVNSSYGTQAWTASVREREIRGEEGKDLTIPCKAPPHLHHASLSWSFTNHSEPALILTYDSRSRHTSALMPWEGRMHLDPLRVSLGDGSLRLVKPESREHTGVYTCVYAAPQMTHTENTGVKIISAGTGERMLLQDSPRWWTVAVVIAALALALTGILIFLKVRGDQSQASERPEDISEMHPVKVSKRGSCESNPLTTEETNGQSQPTQLVYTELNRASPHS